CACATCGCTGTCCCCATGAACTTTGTCGCTGGCGTCACTGTTTACAAGTATATTCCTCAAGAGGAGGGTACTTTCAACATGATGGTCGCTCAGTTTGAGAAGGGAGTCCAGCGGGTGGAGGCTGCTCTTGCCGGCGGCAAGGAGTACCTGGTCGGTGAGCAGGTCACCCTCGCCGATATCATGGTTTTCGGcgctctctctttttctctcaGCTTCCTGtttgacgaggagaagcgaagCAAGGTGCCCGGGACTGTCCGATACCTCAAGGCGCTGTCTGAGCAACCTGCTTTTAAGAACGCCTTTGGGGAGCTGAAGATTTGAGACTCGGGTTAAGCTATGAAGGCCATTATTATCGATGTAGCGGCCCCTACTCTCATAAAAAGGGGGTCACAATAAAAAAGCGTTGTTTGACATTCTACCTGTATCGATCCTTCTATTGTGCAGTATCGTGAAGTGAAGGCGCGTGAAGTCTAGGATTCATCACCCCTAGCCTTGGTGTGATCATGGAAATCACTAGTTTTACTATATCGAGCACAGGAGAGGCAGTGTACGCAGGAAAGCCTGTTAGCTGATCTTGCTGAATCTATATaagctcatcatggccacgaTGTAATGAACGACAATAAATGTTAATCCCGAGAGTCCTCCTTTCTCATTCAAAGATCCCATCAAATAATCAAGCCCGCGGCCGCAGACGATGGTAAACGAGGAATATCCCGATATTTTCCTACACTTGCTACACCTGCAGCTTCCTCATCAGAGAACACAGGGTTCCTAGCTCTGTGTTGAAATGAGCGCCAGCTTAAGAAATCAGCTCACACTttgtcttgtcctcgccaCAGATATACTATACATTGTCAGAAAATATGCTATAAAACCCAAATCCAACGTAGAACCTTACCGAAAAGATGGACTCGGGGCAGCTATAAAGGTGGCATGGCCCTGTGATGCACTCCGGACACTCAATCTCTATCTGGAGAGCGGCATCGGCGCACAAGGTCTCCTCGCAGGCGTTGACAGCAGCGGCAGTGAGGGTAAAGAGAATGGTGTTAATGAGCTTCATTGTGGATTTATAGGGAGGCAAAGACGTAGAATAGGAATGTTTGAGAAGGAGCTTGTGAGGTGTGTTTGTGCAAATAAGATGAGATTAGCGAGCGGGAATCAAGCTGTTAAATAGATTGCCCGTGAGCTAGACAGCCAGAATCGTCAGTTTTTTAGTCTGAGACCAGTCACCAGAAATCACCTGCCAAAATTGACCAAACCAATGCCCCCACTGCCCCGGCTGATGTTGATCAAAACTCTCCATGTAAGCTTACCGCTCTCAAACAGACATGCATCTCCATAGTCCACTGCAGCGCGGCAACTGACCTGTCTCAGCCCATGCCTGCTCGTCCTTGAGGCCCCGTAgatccttggcgatggcaaggctTAAAGCCGACTCCCCCATTCTGCTAAAAAGGTGGGCGAGACTAATGGTGTGAAGACGTGTTATTATCATGCAAAGCCATTTCAGGAATGCTGATACTACCATCTCATTTCATAATTTCATAGATAACATCCCTTCTTACATTTAGGTGGCAATTCACTCAGCCATTTGGCAGATAGTGAGTATCCTTTATTCCCCTTCCGTCGCATTACGTGGACCACACTTGGCTGTCCTGCCCTGTGAATGATCAACATCTGTTCTAGCAACAGAGTGGATTCCACAGATCATAATTGGATACAATTCCCCAAAGATGACCTCGAGCACTCATGtaagatgacgatgaggtgTCTCGTCACGGTAAGAAAAGAGCATTTCACAGTGATGTGGTCCCCGATCCAACCTCTGACGCCCGTCAGTGGCCACTACCACTGTTCCATAGAAGAAAACAAGTGAGACAACAACGTCATGTTGGGGTAGCACAACATCCTTTTGTATCTCATGTTCGAGCTTGGCCCGAGACACTGCAAGCCATAAGCTGACGACCTTCCTCATTCTTCTCTACCAGCCGCTTAGGAATGAGACAGGACGCATCCTGCGATTGCAACGTGACACCCTGTGATCAAAATTTGAAGTATCATTGCGTTGCGTATCATAGGTTGATAAATGGCCTACTTCAGTGTGACAGTGGTATGCTCAGGACCAAAATCCATAAAGTCTTTGCCCTCCACCGCCAGCCTGCTCACTGTAATCACCGTCTGTCGTTCATAGACTTTTGGCCCTTCGTCTTCATGGAGAATCACCAGAAATACCTGCTGATTTTGGAGACCATTCCTTAATGTTTCCTTCTTCACCCTTGCTGCGACCAAACATCTGTACCTCCCCGACGAAATGGTGTTGTTGTGCTTAAAGTTTCGCTCCGTGATACATCCAACTGCCGTGTCACTCCCAGGTACGACAAGCTCACTAAAAGGCTCGGTTCGAATGTCAAGCGTCGCCACCCAGCCCTCAAGAGTGACCTCTTTGCCATTGATTCCAATCATTCGTGGGACCAGGTCGACTTGGGCAGTCTCCTTCGCGATTAGACCAACCGGATAATGCACGCCTCCGCCCCAGCCCGCCCAACTCCAGCTTGGGAAAGAGGCTCGCCGCTTCGGCTTGACGGTGAAATCGTGTATCCAGGCAAGTGACTGGGGGAATTGCTTCAGTGGCATTCCCCACTCAAAGCCCTTTGGGTAAGCTGCCAAGCCGAACCGCGTAAGGGCGCCTTGGAAAGCATTGAGAGAGTCGTCATCGTTGGTCATATATCTGGGTGTGTAACTGGAAAGGATTGACTCAAAGATGGAATCGGCCCTGTCGAGAAAATCTTTGTTGTCGGCCTGCGTATATCGTTAGCTTCACCATCTTGAACCCCCTTGTCTTCACTTGCCTCAACAAATCCGGCCTTGACCTTACCGCCTGATATGTGCGTCCATGTAAGATCAGGCACCGAATCACATGCTTCAGAGTGATAGCTGCAGCCAAGTGTCTCATTGCATTGCAATTGATACTGAGTCTCGGTGAGAAACAGCTTTCGGGTGGAGAGTGCATCTTCCTGCCAAGTCCAGGCGCGACTCTGCCAAGCAGAGTTCTTTACCTCCGCCATAATTTGAGGTGGAACAGTCAAAATAGTTTCTCCGTCGATGACTTCCTCTGTAGAAGGCACACGAGGACGCGATACACCGGGAATGCCATAGTCGGATCGTGGCCCGGCCACTGCAAAAATGGTAATGGTTGCGCAGTAGTAGATAAGATGCATCAGCCCGAGTTGTTTGGCCTTTTCAGCTGCTTGTTCCGGTGTTGGGTTCAAGCTCTGGTCGATGCATAGGGCGTCAACCTGCAACGGTTAGCGTGCAAATGGACGAGAATCTGGAATCTCATACCCATAGGTACTGTTTCCCCAAGCCCTTTGTCAAAGTGATGGCATCTTCAATCGTTTGAGGCAGAGTTCCTGCTTCCAAGGCGCCATCTTGAGGGTGAACACCGCCCCAAACATAGCTGAGGGCTAGGTAGTCACACTGATCAGGACAGTTAACAACCTTTCGAGTTGAGACATCGATCATGCGGGTAGCGAGCAGGCCTTTGTCGAATTTGGCCTGGCATGCTTCAGGATGATGATTTTGGCAGTGTTCCAAGCCCTTTCGAATATGATCAAAGTCAACCATCCCGTTGATCTTCCTCGCAGTATAAGTCTCTTCAGCCGGTGTTTGTTGGGTGGGCGCCAGAGCGATGGCTTCCCCAGTCATCATTGCTGTTCTGAGATTTTGGCCACTGGTGAAAAAGCTGCGTCCGGAAGGTCCCTCAACTTCCGGAGACAAGAGCCCCAGCCACACGGCAAACTTCTCTCTCCTACTCTCCGGAACAGTCTCCCAGTGGTCCTGCCGAATATACCACCGAAATGGCGTCAGGCTTAAAACGTCCATATCATGATCCGGCGGTGGCCGAGGAATCAGACGATAGATGAGCCGACACAGCGGACAGGTAGGAGTGACGACAAAAGCGGAGAGAAGACCCAAACGCAGCCTGTACTTTTCTTGAATCTCGAAGTACCCGCTATACTTTTCTCCCTGAAGGTCAGCTCGTTGACTCTGGTCCAAGGGCCTCGCTTCATTGAAGGCTCTCAGAATGTCAAAGTCGGAGCAGCGTTTGCAGAGCGTGTTAGGGCTTTGCCGGAGTTTCTGTAAAagatcttcatcttttctAGTCCATGGGAGAGTCTTTTCCAGAGGACTAGTGGCCATGCTCGCGGTCGATTGCTCGTTCTTAAGTGAGGGACATGGCTGATCCTTTGGCTCTAAACAGCGACAAAAGATGCAAAGTCTGGAGTTTGAGAGGTCCATTCTTACCTGGCAGAGTCAATAACCCGTGTTCAATACGATTATTGAATCACACTTACTAATTTCCTTAATGATTGAAGTAGCCTGTGTAGTGTATAGGCTCGTCTTGGAGTCAACTTGACATAACTTCACCGAATGCAAGATAATGTCAAGTCTAACATGCGACCGTACGAGTCTGACAGCAATCAGAGAGCATTTACCCCGCAATCCTTCCAAGAAAGCTAACAGCGGAGCGGCTGTGTTTCATATCTAATTGGGCAGTTTGAGGCTGGGCAGCTGACGATGGATCCCTGTGAGACTTGTAGATAAGATGGGATGGCCAATTTATGCGAAAAGTCATAGTGCATTAAACGACGCAAGAATCGACATCTCTGGCCCGAGACAGTCTTCCCTTACAATCCCATCACTAGCTACCATGAGCTCACGCAGAAGGTCACGCCGCCGCATGGGCTGCCCCAACTGTGGGGATTTCGACTGGGATCAGCTTCAGAGCAACCCCTTCGACGTCTTCTTCAGTTACCCCGACAAAATAGCGCATACAGCTTCAGAAGGCTGCGCTACATGTGGCATCCTGCTAAGGTCATTGCAGCATTGCTATCCTTACGTGTTTGACAAGCCTGAAGAGTATAGGCTCGCATTTCATGGTTTCGAAGGGCCGATGCGCTGGGATTTGTTTCATCCTGGTGAAGACATTCGAGCTGTTTCCAGAACAAACAGGTTCATTGAACTATTCTCTCGTCGAGGTAACCCATATTATACTATATGCCGAGAATGAGAAGTTGACTCGCCTCGCAGACGATTATTGTCCCTGGGATGAAGTTGGGGCTGCCGATCACTTCAATTTCGACCTCGAAAATGCCATCCAGCAAGCCCATATATGGCTAGAAAGCTGTCGCAACAGCCATCCAAAATGTGCTGTTCAATACTCTGGAACTCTTCCTTCGCGAGTCGTTCGAATTATACCTCAGAGTAACCCTGCCGACCCTCTCAATCACCCAAAAGTAAAGCTCCATGAGACGACCCAAGGAGAAACAGGGCAATACATCACCCTAAGTCACTGCTGGGGCAAGAATCCCATCATCACAACAAAGACAACGAATATTGATCAGTATAAGAACGAAATTCCATGGGGTGAACTATCCAAGACATTCCAGGAGGCCATCATATTTGCAGGTCTGATGGGTGTTGAGAGCATTTGGATTGATTCCTTGTGCATCATTCAGAACAGTGCTGAAGATTGGTCCGCAGAAGCTGTCAAGATGGCTTCATACTATTGCAACAGCGAGTTTACCATTGCCGCGACAGCCTCGACTGACGGAGCTGGGGGTCTATATCACCCAACTCCCCTCGTCGAAACTGCTATCGAAATTGAGGGATTTGACCCCAAAACTCAGAGCGAGTTTCGTGTGGGAGTACGGAGACCCCTAGCTCATCTTCACGACGCTTTGGAGGATCGCACCAAAATCGTGGACCGATTTCCACTCTTATCCAGAGGCTGGGTGTATCAGGAACGGGTCTTATCACGACGATTCCTCCACTTCGGACCAAGAGAAGTTCACTGGGAATGCCACGAGGAAGTTAATTGCCAATGCGGCGGTGGTAAAGCTGCTCTCGAGATGAATCCCTCCGGAGCTGAGACCTCAAACCAGGCTCTCGCCATCACCGAAGGAAAACTCGCAGTCGACAAAATCATGTTTCTCTGGCTTGAGCAGATCGAGAACCTCACCAGTCTGAACTTCACTCATATTAGTGATCAACTTCCAGCTCTCTCTGGAATTgcaactttgatgagacaGTCTCAGCAACCTGGGAGATATCTTGCTGGTCTCTGGGAAGAAGGGTTGCTCTTTTGGCTCTGCTGGGCGACTCAAAAATCTGGGCAGCCAAGGACATTGAAAGACACACCTTCATGGTCTTGGGCGTCTATTCAGGGTCACATATCCTTTTCCTTCATCGAAGCGTACTTTATGAAAGGTCCTTGGGGTCAGGCTGGCCACGACAACATGCTACTTGTGAACGCAGCTCAAGTCAGCATGAAGCAATGCGTTCCTAGCAATCCTTCGCTTTCAGGCAAGCTCGAAGAGGCAGTGCTGAAGGTCGATGGACTAGTTGCTCCTGTTACTCTGAATTGCAGGCAGGATCAAGGTTCTGGCGAGGAGGTTTTCGGTTTCTGTCTCAAGTACCAAAACGCTGCATCTTCTGGTGACTCAGCACCAGATATTTGCTATCCTTTTCAGTGGGACATCACCAAAAGGGACTACTTGACTTGTCTCGACGGTAAACCTGCTCTGCTATTACACTTCCTCAGCTATGAGAAGCTAGAAGCAGCTTATGAAGGCCCAGATTGGATGCGCTCATTCCTGATAGTCAGACccgtggatgagatggaagcgAGGTATGAGCGAGTGGGCATTCTCTGCACAGACGTGACAGGAGGGTTTCTACCAAGTAAGGCCTGGATTGCCTTGGGGGAAAAGCAAAAATCAGGACATGCAGCAGTTCGCGATGAGTTTTTGCAATACTTCAGAACACTGTCTAATCATCGGACACTGGACATCATTTAAGGTGTGCCAATTGAGGAGCAGGGGTGGCGTTTTCAATACTGTCCCAGATTCAACTTGATTAAAACACACTTTATTGTTCAATGTACAGCGCAACACATGGCTAGCATGGTCGTACCGCTGACTAGCAGAGATACCAGGCAGCTAAGAGACTTGCATCCAGACCTGACCTAGTGAACACGACTAAAACGTTCTGAAGTCGAGCTCACTCTCATGCTCCTTACCCAGCACCTCGTCATCACTGGTCAAACCAGCAGGCTTGTTCTCCGTAGGTCCATACTGGAGCTTATAATCGGCGTACTTGGGCGGCaggtccttcttggtctttgaCTTGCCAACATACTTGCCCGTTCCCCTGAGGACTGAGATGACAGTGTCGGGGAAATCGCTGGCCGGTTTCTCAGGTCCACCGCCAATCGGCACAAATCGCCAGTGCAAGTGGTTCTTGAGATACTCAATAACATAACGTCCTCTCACACTCTTGAGATGCTTGAAGTTCTTGTTGAGGGCCTGCGTGATCAAGGGAATGGTGAGAGTCACCTGGCCCCTTGAGAGCACTTTGTTATCCCTCTGCGAACCGCAATTGGCACAGCCTCCGGGCTTGATGGTAGACGAGGGAGTCATACCAGCCAGGCAGTACACACTACCGATCAAGTTTTCGGCGTCGCGGAATGTGCTCTCTCGATCGTTATCTCGACCGCCAAGCCAGAACTCAATGACGTACGAAGAGCCTTTGAGAGCGTAGCGGTCGTAGATGACGTTGATAATGTAATCGTTCCATGTGTGGAACTCGGTATTGTGAGGCCCGAAAAACTCTTCATTCGtgatctcctcatcttcgtaGAGCTTCCTGTAGTACTCGCCCGTGCTGGTGTAGGTgctgttgatcttggccaacaACTCAGCCTTGTAGACCTCCTCGTTGAGGGCCCCGTTCTCGTCAAGGGAAATTGGGGCCGGAGTCAGGATGTCGTACGTATAGCCGAGCTTTGTCCAGTCACGAACTCCCTCGGACGTCCAGAACCCTTTATCGGGCTCTTGATCGGGCTTGTCGGTCTCGACATTgtggaagggaagaagaggagagcaGGGTGTAGGGTCCGGGAGATTCGTCCTCGGCTTCCCGGTCTCGTCCTTCTCGTCTGGAGGTGGTGGCTCCTTTGTGTCCCACCACTTGTTCCAGTTCAAAGCTTGCCACATGGACAGTAGTCGGTCGATGTTGCTATAACCAGGTCAGAAGAGGCGATACATGTTGATTTGATGACCTACCAATGATGGAGCCAGAAGATGGGGTCAAATGCGGCAACTGGCACGTCCGACATGTGGCCAAGACCATACTCAGTGAGATCACCACCGCCGGTCACATTCTTCAACAGTCAGTATCACAAACAAGAGTCACACATTGGATAATCAGCGCGATACTTACATGAACATTGTTGTGGATGTACTCCAGGGACAGATACCCAGTCGTGAACTTCTGAGCACTCTCGGCCCACCACTTGGTGCTAGAAAAGCTTCCCCAAGTGTCATTGTACTCGGATGAGAACAGACGGTTGATGGAGTCGGCCAAAGTTCCAGGGGGCTTGGCCTCGAACTTAGGATCTCTGTCGGGGTCCTCCTTCCTGTAAGGATTGTACCAGTTGGTCGTATCCGACATGGCGTTGAGGGTGAGGTTTGCCgtgttgaagttgttgacTCCAGTGAGGCCTCTGTAGCCTCCCTTTTCGTCGCTGAAAACTCCGTAGCGGCTTGTGCCACTACACTCGTCCCACTACATTACCTGTTCAGTAATGCTATCAAGCAAGAATTGACTAGGAAAACTTACAGGCAACGAGGGGCTCCCTTTTTCAGTGGCATTTTTATGGATATCCCACTTCTTCTTACCCGGCGGCATGTTTCCAAATGGAAGAGGATCCcccttggcatccttctcaGGGTTGACGAAGTTTACCAAAGGGTTTGGGCATGCCGTGTCCCCGGTAGGAGGGTAGATTGGGACGTGATCCAGGATGCAAGCATACGGAAGACTGAACGAGTTCTCGTAGCCTTCGTAGGTCTGCCTTTGGGCCCAATCCCAGTACGGGAGTCTCCAAGAGTTGGCTGCGGCCGTCCACTCTTTCTCTTGCTCTCCAACGAGCTTCCAGTCATCtttgatgatcttcttcatgtTTTCCCAGATGATTTGCTGAGCCAATGATTAGCAAATGAACGGACCTTCATAATGACGATGACCAACCTCGTAGAGCAGCATGTAGGGCCTATGCCAGGTAGGGAACGCAATGGTGTTGTGATGGCAATATCCACCATACGGATTCGCGCCCCAAGGCTTCGATTTGGGAGGATTCCAGTCAGGGTCCTTTGGCGGATCAGGAGCTCCGTCCCAAGAAGTCTGGGGATAGCCATGGATACCAGCGACCTGGAAGTACGACTCCCGTTCATCCACAGGCATCTTCTTGAACTTCTCTAAGCCCAAGATGAACAACGTCCATTGCTTCCTAGTGAGAGGGTCTTCGGAGGGGAAGAGCTCGTTAATCTCACGACGGATGGGGGTGCCAGGGGCATAGGGTAtgtccttggtcttggtctcgacaTTCTTAACCGGAATGCCGGTGATGGCGTAAGTATTGTGCAACTTGGACTCGGCCATGTTGAACACAATTGGAGTTGCGAGATAGGAAAATTGCTTGAGGGTATTGGTTAAACTCGTCTTTAGAGAGGTCAGGCGACTGACTTTATACAATTCTCCATAGATACGATAGCTAGCGCGGCTCCGAGAGTCGGCATCTTCTACTAAATTGATCGTTTTGGCCTCAAAGACCAAGACCGGGATCCAAGACATTCAACACCACACCATAGCCACTCGTCAAGGCCACATCGTAACCGAGGTGGGAAACGTTGGCGATATTTGGCCCAAATGTTTCACATTTCACCAGGCTAGTGGctctccagccagccaccaTTGGAACTAGAGCCGCTCTAGATTCAACCCCGCTCGGAGGATGAATGCACAGTGACCAAGCTAGTAGGCTGCGCATTTTCAGCTTCTGTTTCTAGTCCTGATAGAGATGTGGTTCAGGCCCGTTCTAGAACTGGCTGACGAATGCCGCAGTCGTGTAACCGCCACCACATGGTTCTCTCAGCAGATAGTCCCGCCAGAATCTAGACGAAATACTGCACGGCCCGTCCCTTCAACCCCCGTCCCGCTGAGGCTGGTTCCAGTCGTGGCTCACCTGAGACGATAAAACCGGAAGGGTGGCTTCGGCACATGCACGCATTGGGGAAAGCTatgaaggccaagggcaatAGTTCGTCGTCACGTCACGTCTCGGCTGTCATATCACAACCCGTGTCCTTCAGTTTGTGATAATCTGATAAGCACCGAGTCCCACCACGGAATGAGACGTGTTTCTACGGATGTACGGATACATCAATTCCTAGATACGTCTAGCCTTCTGCAGCCAGGCAGGCGGGTCTCCAGTACTCCATCCGGACACGGCCGCCTCAGCAcacatctccaagctcccAAAGCAGAATCTCCTACCAGTAAGCCCAGGTCCATAATGAATGTACTTTCCAGAATTGGTCATGATGACCTTTACAGGCTTTGGAATCACCGGCTCCTCTATTGAGCACCAGCATGTATCCGTCAGGAACTGGACACCAAAGTCTTCAAGTTCCCCGACGTAGCCCGCCTGCGTGGCAAGCCCATGCTGGGCACGACCGCAAGTAACAATGACGGCCACGCCGTCGTGTTTTTTTCGCCCTCGGCAGAGATGCGCAAGCTGCTTGATCTCTTGGAATGAGAAGTGCGGGCTCCCAAAGGAGATGAGGTCGACTTCCCGGGGTTCGGATCCATTATTGAACTCTTCCCAGCATGAGTCCAGGTCCTTCCAGTCCAGGTCTATTCTTTCTCTTGGGACACCATCGGGACATACAGATTCGAAAGTAGCGGCCTCGGGGGTCTGATTGACCATGTGGAACATGGCCGCGCTCGAGGACGTCGCGAATGCGGCTGAAAACGCCTTAAAGTCATCTGTGGATGGCTTCATGTCCTCAAGCCCGGTGATGACGGGGATGCGACTGGATGCCCTGGCACCGATGGTGTAGCCTAAGATTGGCCAGAATGAGCTATCGGCGTCATCAACTGGTTGCACGTTGATCCACACAGAGGCCTGCCGATTCTCATCGAGATATACGCCGGCCTTGGGGGCACGTCCGGTCAATGCGATCAGAGCTTCCAACATGTTTGGGTTTTTCAATGTCCTTGCCCCCAGCACACTGTTAGCGTAGATGACGGCGTTGGACTCTCCCCAGGCGATAGCATCCCCCTGCTTTGGGGCACTTTCAAGCAGATAAGGGGCACATGTGAATGACACCTTGGCGCCCATGTCAAGGAAAGCCTGAGTCAGTTCTTGACAGGTAGAACCGAGCTCCGCATCGATACCAAGGGCTTTCCAGCGCCGGTGGTCAATGGTGAGAGAGTTGAGAGTTGACGGAACCCGGAACTTGCCACCCCAATCGCGAAGTTTTTGCCCAAAGGCGACGCTTCCAGGGCCGTACCAGGCCCCGTCGACATGGGCCTGGCTGAcgtccatcatctctcgagcatccatcatctccgcCATCCGAACGAGAATTTTCATCGAGACCATAGTCGCCTCACCGTGCTCTCCCTTGAGGATCGCCCGGTCGAAAGCGGACAACTGAAGGCCAAGACTCTGAATATCGAAACCAAGAGTGTGTTTGTGGTTATCGCTGCCTTCCAGCGGACCACTCGAAACTTGGCCTCCCTTGATGTGCACCATTTCTCCATCCCAACCCAGGAACTGTTGGAAATCATGAGGCTTTAGCGTAACCACGGGAGCCGTCTTGCCAAAAAGTTCCTCAGCAACAATAACGCCGAGCGTAATGATCTCTTCGCGTCGCTGAAAAACGAGGGCCTTGGGACCCAAACCGTTCAGGATAAGCTCCATCATGATGACGCTGCCGCCGCAagatcctcgtcctcctggaatcgccaagatggtatccttgagaagatggccgcTGAGGGGATGGAAGCGGTCGATGACTTGGCCCGTTTTGGGGTTGACGCCGCCCCAGAAACTCAGCTCGAGGTTCGCTGCCAAGAGCTTCCCTGAGGCGGTGCCGTCGACGTAGGGTGTCCCACGCAGGATTGTGCTGTTCTGTTCTTCTACCCCCATGACTGCTTTAATAATGATGGTACTGGGGGAAGTTTATGTCGAAGAAAGGGGTGGTGAAGAGCACTTCCCGAGCGTAAGAGAGCGAGGTGATGGCGAATGACTTGCCTTTCTCTTGAGGTCGGATAACACTTGGGGCATCGACGGTTTTTATTGTAACCCGGCGATTCATCTTTTCTTAGAAAGTCTCAGCAATCTCGATGCCACAGAATCCCGGGTAAGTAATCATTGCCGCGGCGCTCATACAACTTCGGATCGGGCTACAATACCGATGACTCCACCAACAGGCCTTGAGTAGCCACGAGGTCGGTTAGCATTACCGTAGcggccaccaccagcacTCTCCATAGAACGGCTCCGAAAACTCCGGTTTCCTATTAGGTTTCGTGTGTCTAGGAATGATCTCTAGTATAGCCTGGTGGTTTAAGGAATTGCTCTGTTCCGCGGCCCCTGCCCATTATCTCTCGGATACAGAGTCCGTCGAAAAACTCCACGTCGGATGCAGAATGCGCACGTCTTCTGTTCTACTTTTGACGCACCAGTGAGGATACAATATCAGATCATAGCCAGTATCACAGTCGATGTGCTTAGCCAACTACAGCTAAAAGTCAATCCGAAGTCACCGGAATCGAATACCGCCCAAGACAACCGGAAGTGGGATATGCAGTCCTAAATGGGCAAAGTTACCCAGGGACTATGACCTGTTCAACAGCTGCACAGGGGAATGTCCAAGGTATAAGAAGGCTTTTAATGACCGTCTTTGCTCAATCTACAACAGCACCATCTCTGTGGACTCTTATTTCAAACCCCTAATACTCTTTAACTATGACTGAGCTTAAGATTGCCCGCATCGACGTCTTCCAAGTAGACCTGCCTTACTCGGGCGGTGTGTACCACCTCTCCGGTGGCCGGACTTACACGAGCTTTGACGGCACCATCGTGCGTATCACCACCCAGAACGGAATCCAGGGCTGGGGCGAGAGTACTCCTTTCGGGTCCAACTTTATTGCCTCTCACGCCTTGGGCGTTAGGGCTGGCATCGCCGAGATTGCTCCTCATTTAATCGGCCTCGACCCAAGAAATGTGGACCGTATCAACGATGCGATGGACGCTGCACTGCTTGGCAATGAAACCGCCAAAGCGGC
This window of the Fusarium keratoplasticum isolate Fu6.1 chromosome 3, whole genome shotgun sequence genome carries:
- a CDS encoding Tyrosinase produces the protein MAESKLHNTYAITGIPVKNVETKTKDIPYAPGTPIRREINELFPSEDPLTRKQWTLFILGLEKFKKMPVDERESYFQVAGIHGYPQTSWDGAPDPPKDPDWNPPKSKPWGANPYGGYCHHNTIAFPTWHRPYMLLYEQIIWENMKKIIKDDWKLVGEQEKEWTAAANSWRLPYWDWAQRQTYEGYENSFSLPYACILDHVPIYPPTGDTACPNPLVNFVNPEKDAKGDPLPFGNMPPGKKKWDIHKNATEKGSPSLPWDECSGTSRYGVFSDEKGGYRGLTGVNNFNTANLTLNAMSDTTNWYNPYRKEDPDRDPKFEAKPPGTLADSINRLFSSEYNDTWGSFSSTKWWAESAQKFTTGYLSLEYIHNNVHNVTGGGDLTEYGLGHMSDVPVAAFDPIFWLHHCNIDRLLSMWQALNWNKWWDTKEPPPPDEKDETGKPRTNLPDPTPCSPLLPFHNVETDKPDQEPDKGFWTSEGVRDWTKLGYTYDILTPAPISLDENGALNEEVYKAELLAKINSTYTSTGEYYRKLYEDEEITNEEFFGPHNTEFHTWNDYIINVIYDRYALKGSSYVIEFWLGGRDNDRESTFRDAENLIGSVYCLAGMTPSSTIKPGGCANCGSQRDNKVLSRGQVTLTIPLITQALNKNFKHLKSVRGRYVIEYLKNHLHWRFVPIGGGPEKPASDFPDTVISVLRGTGKYVGKSKTKKDLPPKYADYKLQYGPTENKPAGLTSDDEVLGKEHESELDFRTF
- a CDS encoding HET domain-containing protein codes for the protein MSSRRRSRRRMGCPNCGDFDWDQLQSNPFDVFFSYPDKIAHTASEGCATCGILLRSLQHCYPYVFDKPEEYRLAFHGFEGPMRWDLFHPGEDIRAVSRTNRFIELFSRRDDYCPWDEVGAADHFNFDLENAIQQAHIWLESCRNSHPKCAVQYSGTLPSRVVRIIPQSNPADPLNHPKVKLHETTQGETGQYITLSHCWGKNPIITTKTTNIDQYKNEIPWGELSKTFQEAIIFAGLMGVESIWIDSLCIIQNSAEDWSAEAVKMASYYCNSEFTIAATASTDGAGGLYHPTPLVETAIEIEGFDPKTQSEFRVGVRRPLAHLHDALEDRTKIVDRFPLLSRGWVYQERVLSRRFLHFGPREVHWECHEEVNCQCGGGKAALEMNPSGAETSNQALAITEGKLAVDKIMFLWLEQIENLTSLNFTHISDQLPALSGIATLMRQSQQPGRYLAGLWEEGLLFWLCWATQKSGQPRTLKDTPSWSWASIQGHISFSFIEAYFMKGPWGQAGHDNMLLVNAAQVSMKQCVPSNPSLSGKLEEAVLKVDGLVAPVTLNCRQDQGSGEEVFGFCLKYQNAASSGDSAPDICYPFQWDITKRDYLTCLDGKPALLLHFLSYEKLEAAYEGPDWMRSFLIVRPVDEMEARYERVGILCTDVTGGFLPSKAWIALGEKQKSGHAAVRDEFLQYFRTLSNHRTLDII
- a CDS encoding HET domain-containing protein translates to MATSPLEKTLPWTRKDEDLLQKLRQSPNTLCKRCSDFDILRAFNEARPLDQSQRADLQGEKYSGYFEIQEKYRLRLGLLSAFVVTPTCPLCRLIYRLIPRPPPDHDMDVLSLTPFRWYIRQDHWETVPESRREKFAVWLGLLSPEVEGPSGRSFFTSGQNLRTAMMTGEAIALAPTQQTPAEETYTARKINGMVDFDHIRKGLEHCQNHHPEACQAKFDKGLLATRMIDVSTRKVVNCPDQCDYLALSYVWGGVHPQDGALEAGTLPQTIEDAITLTKGLGKQYLWVDALCIDQSLNPTPEQAAEKAKQLGLMHLIYYCATITIFAVAGPRSDYGIPGVSRPRVPSTEEVIDGETILTVPPQIMAEVKNSAWQSRAWTWQEDALSTRKLFLTETQYQLQCNETLGCSYHSEACDSVPDLTWTHISGGKVKAGFVEADNKDFLDRADSIFESILSSYTPRYMTNDDDSLNAFQGALTRFGLAAYPKGFEWGMPLKQFPQSLAWIHDFTVKPKRRASFPSWSWAGWGGGVHYPVGLIAKETAQVDLVPRMIGINGKEVTLEGWVATLDIRTEPFSELVVPGSDTAVGCITERNFKHNNTISSGRYRCLVAARVKKETLRNGLQNQQVFLVILHEDEGPKVYERQTVITVSRLAVEGKDFMDFGPEHTTVTLK